One part of the Vicia villosa cultivar HV-30 ecotype Madison, WI linkage group LG6, Vvil1.0, whole genome shotgun sequence genome encodes these proteins:
- the LOC131611621 gene encoding equilibrative nucleotide transporter 3-like, protein MVIAKVEVSGRVEGKPQAMVVCFILGLGSLITLNNMWTMGDYYYKVFPKYHPVRVLTIVYQPFALVATLILAHYEANISTRMRNLTGYTIFFTSSMLVLTLDIATSGAGGIGPYIGLCTIYASFGIAHAFVQGGISGDLSYMCPKFIQSFIGGITASGAIACAIRLFTKYYFEKSKNGLRKGALLSLAISTFFELLSVLVYAFYFPKLSIVKYYRSKASSEGATTVAADLAVAGIQTNQQVECDLNEQERLGAKKLFLQNIDHAFALFLTYVLTLSILPGFLYEDTGLHRLGEWYPLVLITVYNITDLISSYIPIFKCLKWESRKGLLITSLSRFLLIPAFYVTAKYGDQGWMILLVSYLGLSNGYLTVCIYTLVPKGYKGPEQNTLGNLLALWMLSGILVGVSLGWLWTLGKSEKF, encoded by the exons ATGGTTATAGCTAAAGTTGAGGTATCAGGAAGAGTTGAG GGTAAACCTCAGGCAatggttgtatgcttcattctaGGACTTGGCTCCCTTATTACCCTAAACAACATGTGGACGATGGGTGACTATTACTATAAAGTGTTTCCG AAATATCACCCTGTTCGAGTGCTCACCATTGTTTATCAACCATTTGCATTGGTGGCGACATTGATATTGGCACACTATGAGGCAAATATCAGTACCCGGATGAGGAACTTGACGGGATATacaattttcttcacttcttctatgtTGGTTCTTACC TTAGATATAGCGACATCCGGGGCTGGGGGGATTGGACCATACATTGGTCTATGCACAATTTATGCTTCTTTTGGAATTGCTCATGCGTTTGTCCAAGGGGGTATATCTGGTGACCTCTCCTATATGTGTCCGAAATTCATTCAG TCATTTATTGGCGGAATAACAGCATCCGGAGCGATTGCGTGCGCAATAAGACTTTTcacaaaatattattttgaaaaatcgAAGAACGGTCTTCGCAAAGGAGCTT TGTTAAGTCTAGCCATCTCAACATTTTTTGAACTTCTAAGTGTTCTGgtatatgccttttattttccaAAATTGTCTATAGTTAAGTATTACCGTTCAAAAGCATCTTCAGAAGGAGCAACAACAGTTGCAGCAGATCTTGCAGTTGCCGGAATCCAGACAAACCAACAA GTTGAATGTGATCTTAATGAACAAGAGCGGTTAGGAGCTAAGAAGCTTTTTCTTCAAAACATTGACCATGCATTTGCCTTATTCCTTACATATGTCTTGACCCTATCTATTTTGCCTGGATTTTTGTATGAAGATACTGGATTGCATAGGCTAGGAGAATG GTACCCACTTGTTTTGATCACTGTCTACAACATCACTGATTTGATTTCATCCTACATTCCCATCTTCAAGTGCTTGAAGTGGGAATCTAGAAAGGGATTGCTAATCACATCTCTTTCTAGATTCTTGTTGATTCCAGCCTTTTACGTCACTGCTAAATATGGTGATCAAGGATGGATGATTCTTCTGGTATCATATTTGGGATTGTCCAATGGATATCTCACTGTATGCATTTACACATTGGTTCCTAAGGGGTACAAG GGTCCAGAGCAGAACACTTTGGGCAATTTGCTTGCTCTATGGATGTTAAGCGGTATACTTGTTGGCGTCTCTCTTGGTTGGCTATGGACACTTGGAAAATCAGAAAAATTCTGA